The Leptospira wolbachii serovar Codice str. CDC genome includes a window with the following:
- a CDS encoding AbrB/MazE/SpoVT family DNA-binding domain-containing protein produces MLKKLVQHGNSSALVIEKPILELLKIDQNSTLEVTTDGKSLIIKPIEKSITKSLEKINKAHGKTLKKLAQ; encoded by the coding sequence ATGTTAAAAAAATTAGTACAACACGGGAACAGCTCCGCTTTAGTAATTGAGAAACCGATTCTTGAACTTTTAAAAATTGATCAAAATTCGACTCTCGAAGTAACTACTGATGGCAAATCTTTGATTATAAAACCGATAGAAAAGAGTATAACAAAATCTCTTGAAAAGATTAATAAAGCTCACGGCAAGACACTCAAAAAACTTGCGCAGTAA
- a CDS encoding potassium channel family protein has translation MNDRKSILSILDIFTLILSIYILGTLLTGIFYKYDNEQQRLLDIIDNIICFYFILEFLIKFKNSSDKLKFIKWGWIDLISSIPNIDALRYGRIFRIIRILRVLRILRSFKAVTSILFKNKPKGTFSTVALFSFLTIIFASIAILQVENDPNSNIKSAEDALWWSYVTVTTVGYGDKFPLTTEGRIIGAILMTVGVGLFGTFTGFVASWFLEKEN, from the coding sequence TTGAACGATAGAAAAAGTATACTTTCAATTTTAGACATATTTACCCTAATTCTTTCAATTTATATTCTAGGCACTTTATTAACTGGAATCTTTTATAAATATGATAATGAACAACAGCGGCTTTTAGATATAATCGATAATATTATCTGTTTTTATTTCATTCTTGAATTTTTAATTAAATTCAAAAACTCTTCGGATAAACTAAAATTCATTAAATGGGGCTGGATTGATTTAATTTCATCTATCCCAAACATAGATGCATTAAGGTATGGACGTATCTTTCGGATTATTAGAATATTAAGAGTACTTAGAATTTTAAGATCTTTCAAAGCTGTTACAAGTATTCTTTTCAAAAATAAACCCAAGGGAACATTTTCAACCGTTGCGCTATTCTCATTTCTTACTATTATTTTTGCATCAATTGCAATACTCCAGGTAGAAAATGATCCGAATAGCAACATCAAATCCGCTGAAGATGCACTTTGGTGGTCCTATGTGACAGTTACGACCGTTGGTTACGGAGATAAATTTCCCTTAACCACAGAAGGCAGAATCATCGGAGCAATATTAATGACAGTAGGCGTTGGACTTTTTGGAACATTTACCGGCTTTGTTGCTTCTTGGTTTTTAGAAAAAGAAAATTAG